The Halomonas qaidamensis genome includes the window GCTTAATAAAGAGATAATTTCCATTTCTCGGTTCGTTAAGCCACATGCAGGTCTGAAAGCATTACTTTGGTACTTACGGTAGAAAAGTATTAACCTTGCCATCAGTTCACGAGACATCCACAGTTCATTATCTAATAAGGCGTGAATGCCTTTGCAAAATACCTCTAAGCTTTCGTTACGGTAAAAAATCCCTTTTAGTTGAGCGCAAGAAAGTGATTCTAACGCGTGATCCATATCGCGAATATTGAAGGCCGCTAGCGGTGCTTTTGCCAGTGCGTCAGGAAGCTTTTCCTGCCAGTTTGGTAATATATCGGCATCAATGTGGTCGCTGTCTATAAGAATAAGTAACTTGCCAGCGATTGTTGGTGGTAATACGGCATCAGGCGTGTAGGTATTAATTTTGCAGCCCGTCTGCGTTTGTAAATAGTCTACAAATAGCTGCAATTGTGGACTATTTTCAGTAATGATATACACCAGACCTGTGGTTTTTTCCTGCGGCATTGGTTAGTCCTCATGGAAAGAAAGCGTGAATAAGTCTGCCTTTGATTGTTGCCTATGAGATACATTTCGTAAAGTTATGTTACTATAAAACTAGTAAAATAAATTTGAATATCGTTATTCATTTTTTATATAAACATGCAATTAATTGATTAATAAATATTTTATTTACTAAATTAGTATTTTGAGATTCATTCGCTCGATTACCTTTGGTAACATTTTCTGGAATTTATACCCTCCACTTTTCCTGCGTAAACTGATGCTTTTTTATTTGGAGACATACGGATGTCATCTATTAAGACGCTGGTTTTAGCCAGCAATAATGTTGGGAAGTTAAATGAATTCAATCAGTTGCTTACTCCCTTGGGGTTAGATGTTCGCCCACAATCTGAATTTGGTGTGCAAGAGGTTGATGAAACGGGGCTTACATTTGTAGAAAACGCATTACTGAAAGCTCGTGAAGCAAGTAATGTGAGTGGATTGCCTGCATTAGCAGATGACTCTGGCCTTGAAGTAGACGCACTCAATGGTGCGCCAGGTATCTACTCAGCACGCTATGCTGGAGAACCTAAAAGTGATGAGCAAAATAATGAAAAGTTATTAACGTCGCTTAGCCCCTATGCTGAAGGTCAACGTAGCGGGCGTTATTGGTGTGTATTAGTCTATTTACGCCATCCAGAAGATCCTGTGCCTGTTATTGTGCAACGCAGTTGGGAAGGTGAAATTCTGGCACATCCTCGCGGTAACGGTGGTTTTGGTTATGACCCCCTTTTTTGGCTACCGGATCAAGGAATGAGTGTTGCCGAGTTGCCCAGTGAAACTAAAAACCGGCTTAGTCATCGCGGACGGGCATTACAAGGCTTGGTAGAACTGTTGAAGGTGGCACATGGCTGAGCTATTGCCACCCTTATCTCTTTACATACATACACCATGGTGTGTGCGTAAGTGCCCTTACTGTGATTTTAACTCCCATGAGCCAAGCACTGAGGAGCTGCCTGAAGCCGCTTATCTCAAC containing:
- a CDS encoding response regulator transcription factor, with amino-acid sequence MPQEKTTGLVYIITENSPQLQLFVDYLQTQTGCKINTYTPDAVLPPTIAGKLLILIDSDHIDADILPNWQEKLPDALAKAPLAAFNIRDMDHALESLSCAQLKGIFYRNESLEVFCKGIHALLDNELWMSRELMARLILFYRKYQSNAFRPACGLTNREMEIISLLSAGSSNQQIAEKLFLSEHTVKSHLYNIFRKINVHNRIQALNWIHQNLGPILPNIETARSLQRHR
- the rdgB gene encoding RdgB/HAM1 family non-canonical purine NTP pyrophosphatase encodes the protein MSSIKTLVLASNNVGKLNEFNQLLTPLGLDVRPQSEFGVQEVDETGLTFVENALLKAREASNVSGLPALADDSGLEVDALNGAPGIYSARYAGEPKSDEQNNEKLLTSLSPYAEGQRSGRYWCVLVYLRHPEDPVPVIVQRSWEGEILAHPRGNGGFGYDPLFWLPDQGMSVAELPSETKNRLSHRGRALQGLVELLKVAHG